The Bos indicus x Bos taurus breed Angus x Brahman F1 hybrid chromosome 3, Bos_hybrid_MaternalHap_v2.0, whole genome shotgun sequence genome includes a window with the following:
- the S100A8 gene encoding protein S100-A8, which produces MLTDLECAINSLIDVYHKYSLKKGNYHAVYRDDLKQLLETECPKFMKKKDADTWFKELDINQDGGINFEEFLVLVIKVGLEAHEEIHKE; this is translated from the exons ATGCTGACGGATCTGGAGTGTGCCATTAACTCCCTGATTGACGTCTACCACAAGTACTCCCTGAAAAAAGGGAATTACCACGCCGTCTATAGGGATGACTTGAAGCAACTGTTAGAGACAGAGTGTCCTAAATTTATGAAG AAAAAGGATGCGGACACTtggttcaaagagttggacatcaatCAGGATGGTGGAATTAACTTCGAGGAGTTCCTCGTGCTGGTGATAAAGGTGGGCCTGGAAGCCCATGAAGAAATTCACAAAGAATAG